The Delphinus delphis chromosome 10, mDelDel1.2, whole genome shotgun sequence genome includes a region encoding these proteins:
- the CCDC51 gene encoding mitochondrial potassium channel isoform X3, which translates to MAKTWWDRYEEFVGLSEVREAQGNVTEAEKVFMVARGLVREAREDLEGQQAKLKEVRDRLDRISRDDNQYLELATLEHRMLQEEKRLRMTYLRAEDSEREKFSLFSAAVRESHEKERTRAERTKNWSLIGSVLGALIGVAGSTYVNRVRLQELKVLLLEAQKGPVSLQEAIREQASSYSLQQRDLHDLVADLRGLVQAGPGQSSLSQAGTSPTRDRDTEVLSAALREQLSHSRQVHSCLEGLREQLDGLEETLGQVAGVLQLAKAAAHPGLVEPADGALSGSLLEQGSMILGLSDMEQRLEAQVNRNTIYGTLVTCVTFVAILPVLYMLFRAS; encoded by the exons ATGGCCAAGACTTGGTGGGACAGATATGAAGAGTTTGTTGGACTCAGTGAGGTTCGAGAGGCCCAGGGAAACGTGACTGAG GCAGAGAAAGTGTTCATGGTGGCTCGAGGGCTTGTCCGGGAGGCTCGGGAGGACTTGGAAGGTCAGCAGGCCAagctgaaggaggtgagggaccGCTTGGACCGCATCTCCAGAGACGATAACCAGTACCTGGAACTGGCTACTCTGGAGCACAGGATGTTGCAG GAGGAGAAGAGGCTTCGTATGACCTATCTGCGTGCCGAAGACTCCGAGCGAGAGAAGTTCTCCCTCTTCTCTGCAGCTGTGCGGGAAAGTCATGAGAAGGAGCGCACTCGGGCTGAGAGGACCAAGAACTGGTCCCTCATTGGGTCAGTCCTGGGGGCCTTGATTGGTGTGGCTGGCTCCACCTACGTGAACCGTGTGCGGCTACAGGAGCTGAAGGTCTTGCTTCTGGAGGCTCAGAAGGGGCCTGTGAGCCTCCAGGAAGCCATCCGAGAACAGGCGTCCAGCTACTCCCTCCAGCAGAGGGACCTCCATGACCTCGTGGCAGACCTGAGGGGCCTGGTGCAAGCTGGGCCTGGGCAGAGCTCTTTGTCCCAGGCAGGTACTTCCCCCACccgagacagagacacagaggtcCTTTCAGCTGCCTTGAGAGAGCAGCTCAGCCATTCCAGGCAGGTCCATTCATGTCTAGAGGGTTTACGAGAGCAGCTTGATGGCCTGGAAGAGACTTTGGGCCAAGTGGCTGGGGTGCTTCAGCTTGCAAAGGCTGCAGCGCACCCAGGCCTGGTGGAGCCGGCAGATGGGGCCCTGTCTGGGTCCTTGCTGGAACAGGGGAGCATGATCTTGGGGCTGTCAGACATGGAGCAGAGGCTAGAAGCCCAGGTCAACAGGAACACCATCTATGGCACACTGGTCACCTGCGTGACATTTGTGGCCATCCTGCCTGTGCTGTATATGCTGTTCAGGGCCAGCTAG
- the CCDC51 gene encoding mitochondrial potassium channel isoform X5 gives MVARGLVREAREDLEGQQAKLKEVRDRLDRISRDDNQYLELATLEHRMLQEEKRLRMTYLRAEDSEREKFSLFSAAVRESHEKERTRAERTKNWSLIGSVLGALIGVAGSTYVNRVRLQELKVLLLEAQKGPVSLQEAIREQASSYSLQQRDLHDLVADLRGLVQAGPGQSSLSQAGTSPTRDRDTEVLSAALREQLSHSRQVHSCLEGLREQLDGLEETLGQVAGVLQLAKAAAHPGLVEPADGALSGSLLEQGSMILGLSDMEQRLEAQVNRNTIYGTLVTCVTFVAILPVLYMLFRAS, from the exons ATGGTGGCTCGAGGGCTTGTCCGGGAGGCTCGGGAGGACTTGGAAGGTCAGCAGGCCAagctgaaggaggtgagggaccGCTTGGACCGCATCTCCAGAGACGATAACCAGTACCTGGAACTGGCTACTCTGGAGCACAGGATGTTGCAG GAGGAGAAGAGGCTTCGTATGACCTATCTGCGTGCCGAAGACTCCGAGCGAGAGAAGTTCTCCCTCTTCTCTGCAGCTGTGCGGGAAAGTCATGAGAAGGAGCGCACTCGGGCTGAGAGGACCAAGAACTGGTCCCTCATTGGGTCAGTCCTGGGGGCCTTGATTGGTGTGGCTGGCTCCACCTACGTGAACCGTGTGCGGCTACAGGAGCTGAAGGTCTTGCTTCTGGAGGCTCAGAAGGGGCCTGTGAGCCTCCAGGAAGCCATCCGAGAACAGGCGTCCAGCTACTCCCTCCAGCAGAGGGACCTCCATGACCTCGTGGCAGACCTGAGGGGCCTGGTGCAAGCTGGGCCTGGGCAGAGCTCTTTGTCCCAGGCAGGTACTTCCCCCACccgagacagagacacagaggtcCTTTCAGCTGCCTTGAGAGAGCAGCTCAGCCATTCCAGGCAGGTCCATTCATGTCTAGAGGGTTTACGAGAGCAGCTTGATGGCCTGGAAGAGACTTTGGGCCAAGTGGCTGGGGTGCTTCAGCTTGCAAAGGCTGCAGCGCACCCAGGCCTGGTGGAGCCGGCAGATGGGGCCCTGTCTGGGTCCTTGCTGGAACAGGGGAGCATGATCTTGGGGCTGTCAGACATGGAGCAGAGGCTAGAAGCCCAGGTCAACAGGAACACCATCTATGGCACACTGGTCACCTGCGTGACATTTGTGGCCATCCTGCCTGTGCTGTATATGCTGTTCAGGGCCAGCTAG
- the CCDC51 gene encoding mitochondrial potassium channel isoform X1, translating into MQPKINNFKKRKELPRRMAPRLLRQEHNTEMDATQVPDLPMTGCSPVLAMRHVVGVSPVLVRRGLLGRDLFMTRTLCSPGPSQPREKRPEEVALGLYHRLTALGGALGHSIQQRASSMAKTWWDRYEEFVGLSEVREAQGNVTEAEKVFMVARGLVREAREDLEGQQAKLKEVRDRLDRISRDDNQYLELATLEHRMLQEEKRLRMTYLRAEDSEREKFSLFSAAVRESHEKERTRAERTKNWSLIGSVLGALIGVAGSTYVNRVRLQELKVLLLEAQKGPVSLQEAIREQASSYSLQQRDLHDLVADLRGLVQAGPGQSSLSQAGTSPTRDRDTEVLSAALREQLSHSRQVHSCLEGLREQLDGLEETLGQVAGVLQLAKAAAHPGLVEPADGALSGSLLEQGSMILGLSDMEQRLEAQVNRNTIYGTLVTCVTFVAILPVLYMLFRAS; encoded by the exons ATCTCCCGATGACAGGGTGCAGCCCTGTGCTGGCCATGCGGCACGTCGTGGGTGTGTCTCCCGTACTGGTGCGGAGAGGCCTCCTTGGAAGGGACCTCTTTATGACCAGGACTCTCTGcagcccaggccccagccagcccagagagaaaagacctgaggaGGTGGCCCTCGGGCTGTACCACCGCCTCACAGCGCTGGGAGGAGCCCTGGGGCACAGCATTCAGCAACGGGCGTCCTCCATGGCCAAGACTTGGTGGGACAGATATGAAGAGTTTGTTGGACTCAGTGAGGTTCGAGAGGCCCAGGGAAACGTGACTGAG GCAGAGAAAGTGTTCATGGTGGCTCGAGGGCTTGTCCGGGAGGCTCGGGAGGACTTGGAAGGTCAGCAGGCCAagctgaaggaggtgagggaccGCTTGGACCGCATCTCCAGAGACGATAACCAGTACCTGGAACTGGCTACTCTGGAGCACAGGATGTTGCAG GAGGAGAAGAGGCTTCGTATGACCTATCTGCGTGCCGAAGACTCCGAGCGAGAGAAGTTCTCCCTCTTCTCTGCAGCTGTGCGGGAAAGTCATGAGAAGGAGCGCACTCGGGCTGAGAGGACCAAGAACTGGTCCCTCATTGGGTCAGTCCTGGGGGCCTTGATTGGTGTGGCTGGCTCCACCTACGTGAACCGTGTGCGGCTACAGGAGCTGAAGGTCTTGCTTCTGGAGGCTCAGAAGGGGCCTGTGAGCCTCCAGGAAGCCATCCGAGAACAGGCGTCCAGCTACTCCCTCCAGCAGAGGGACCTCCATGACCTCGTGGCAGACCTGAGGGGCCTGGTGCAAGCTGGGCCTGGGCAGAGCTCTTTGTCCCAGGCAGGTACTTCCCCCACccgagacagagacacagaggtcCTTTCAGCTGCCTTGAGAGAGCAGCTCAGCCATTCCAGGCAGGTCCATTCATGTCTAGAGGGTTTACGAGAGCAGCTTGATGGCCTGGAAGAGACTTTGGGCCAAGTGGCTGGGGTGCTTCAGCTTGCAAAGGCTGCAGCGCACCCAGGCCTGGTGGAGCCGGCAGATGGGGCCCTGTCTGGGTCCTTGCTGGAACAGGGGAGCATGATCTTGGGGCTGTCAGACATGGAGCAGAGGCTAGAAGCCCAGGTCAACAGGAACACCATCTATGGCACACTGGTCACCTGCGTGACATTTGTGGCCATCCTGCCTGTGCTGTATATGCTGTTCAGGGCCAGCTAG
- the CCDC51 gene encoding mitochondrial potassium channel isoform X4 has protein sequence MRSPCTATAEKVFMVARGLVREAREDLEGQQAKLKEVRDRLDRISRDDNQYLELATLEHRMLQEEKRLRMTYLRAEDSEREKFSLFSAAVRESHEKERTRAERTKNWSLIGSVLGALIGVAGSTYVNRVRLQELKVLLLEAQKGPVSLQEAIREQASSYSLQQRDLHDLVADLRGLVQAGPGQSSLSQAGTSPTRDRDTEVLSAALREQLSHSRQVHSCLEGLREQLDGLEETLGQVAGVLQLAKAAAHPGLVEPADGALSGSLLEQGSMILGLSDMEQRLEAQVNRNTIYGTLVTCVTFVAILPVLYMLFRAS, from the exons GCAGAGAAAGTGTTCATGGTGGCTCGAGGGCTTGTCCGGGAGGCTCGGGAGGACTTGGAAGGTCAGCAGGCCAagctgaaggaggtgagggaccGCTTGGACCGCATCTCCAGAGACGATAACCAGTACCTGGAACTGGCTACTCTGGAGCACAGGATGTTGCAG GAGGAGAAGAGGCTTCGTATGACCTATCTGCGTGCCGAAGACTCCGAGCGAGAGAAGTTCTCCCTCTTCTCTGCAGCTGTGCGGGAAAGTCATGAGAAGGAGCGCACTCGGGCTGAGAGGACCAAGAACTGGTCCCTCATTGGGTCAGTCCTGGGGGCCTTGATTGGTGTGGCTGGCTCCACCTACGTGAACCGTGTGCGGCTACAGGAGCTGAAGGTCTTGCTTCTGGAGGCTCAGAAGGGGCCTGTGAGCCTCCAGGAAGCCATCCGAGAACAGGCGTCCAGCTACTCCCTCCAGCAGAGGGACCTCCATGACCTCGTGGCAGACCTGAGGGGCCTGGTGCAAGCTGGGCCTGGGCAGAGCTCTTTGTCCCAGGCAGGTACTTCCCCCACccgagacagagacacagaggtcCTTTCAGCTGCCTTGAGAGAGCAGCTCAGCCATTCCAGGCAGGTCCATTCATGTCTAGAGGGTTTACGAGAGCAGCTTGATGGCCTGGAAGAGACTTTGGGCCAAGTGGCTGGGGTGCTTCAGCTTGCAAAGGCTGCAGCGCACCCAGGCCTGGTGGAGCCGGCAGATGGGGCCCTGTCTGGGTCCTTGCTGGAACAGGGGAGCATGATCTTGGGGCTGTCAGACATGGAGCAGAGGCTAGAAGCCCAGGTCAACAGGAACACCATCTATGGCACACTGGTCACCTGCGTGACATTTGTGGCCATCCTGCCTGTGCTGTATATGCTGTTCAGGGCCAGCTAG
- the CCDC51 gene encoding mitochondrial potassium channel isoform X2, with protein MTGCSPVLAMRHVVGVSPVLVRRGLLGRDLFMTRTLCSPGPSQPREKRPEEVALGLYHRLTALGGALGHSIQQRASSMAKTWWDRYEEFVGLSEVREAQGNVTEAEKVFMVARGLVREAREDLEGQQAKLKEVRDRLDRISRDDNQYLELATLEHRMLQEEKRLRMTYLRAEDSEREKFSLFSAAVRESHEKERTRAERTKNWSLIGSVLGALIGVAGSTYVNRVRLQELKVLLLEAQKGPVSLQEAIREQASSYSLQQRDLHDLVADLRGLVQAGPGQSSLSQAGTSPTRDRDTEVLSAALREQLSHSRQVHSCLEGLREQLDGLEETLGQVAGVLQLAKAAAHPGLVEPADGALSGSLLEQGSMILGLSDMEQRLEAQVNRNTIYGTLVTCVTFVAILPVLYMLFRAS; from the exons ATGACAGGGTGCAGCCCTGTGCTGGCCATGCGGCACGTCGTGGGTGTGTCTCCCGTACTGGTGCGGAGAGGCCTCCTTGGAAGGGACCTCTTTATGACCAGGACTCTCTGcagcccaggccccagccagcccagagagaaaagacctgaggaGGTGGCCCTCGGGCTGTACCACCGCCTCACAGCGCTGGGAGGAGCCCTGGGGCACAGCATTCAGCAACGGGCGTCCTCCATGGCCAAGACTTGGTGGGACAGATATGAAGAGTTTGTTGGACTCAGTGAGGTTCGAGAGGCCCAGGGAAACGTGACTGAG GCAGAGAAAGTGTTCATGGTGGCTCGAGGGCTTGTCCGGGAGGCTCGGGAGGACTTGGAAGGTCAGCAGGCCAagctgaaggaggtgagggaccGCTTGGACCGCATCTCCAGAGACGATAACCAGTACCTGGAACTGGCTACTCTGGAGCACAGGATGTTGCAG GAGGAGAAGAGGCTTCGTATGACCTATCTGCGTGCCGAAGACTCCGAGCGAGAGAAGTTCTCCCTCTTCTCTGCAGCTGTGCGGGAAAGTCATGAGAAGGAGCGCACTCGGGCTGAGAGGACCAAGAACTGGTCCCTCATTGGGTCAGTCCTGGGGGCCTTGATTGGTGTGGCTGGCTCCACCTACGTGAACCGTGTGCGGCTACAGGAGCTGAAGGTCTTGCTTCTGGAGGCTCAGAAGGGGCCTGTGAGCCTCCAGGAAGCCATCCGAGAACAGGCGTCCAGCTACTCCCTCCAGCAGAGGGACCTCCATGACCTCGTGGCAGACCTGAGGGGCCTGGTGCAAGCTGGGCCTGGGCAGAGCTCTTTGTCCCAGGCAGGTACTTCCCCCACccgagacagagacacagaggtcCTTTCAGCTGCCTTGAGAGAGCAGCTCAGCCATTCCAGGCAGGTCCATTCATGTCTAGAGGGTTTACGAGAGCAGCTTGATGGCCTGGAAGAGACTTTGGGCCAAGTGGCTGGGGTGCTTCAGCTTGCAAAGGCTGCAGCGCACCCAGGCCTGGTGGAGCCGGCAGATGGGGCCCTGTCTGGGTCCTTGCTGGAACAGGGGAGCATGATCTTGGGGCTGTCAGACATGGAGCAGAGGCTAGAAGCCCAGGTCAACAGGAACACCATCTATGGCACACTGGTCACCTGCGTGACATTTGTGGCCATCCTGCCTGTGCTGTATATGCTGTTCAGGGCCAGCTAG
- the TMA7 gene encoding translation machinery-associated protein 7, producing MSIPASSPCTWWVLRRSRKPKRAPVTQLISDPLVPASGPLPAAGAQLPNQEPICGPAWRYRLRGWDGEPRIRWRVWGRGGRRHVGSRRLSVLVSHAGGKKKPLKQPKKQAKEMDEEDKAFKQKQKEEQKKLEELKAKAAGKGPLATGGIKKSGKK from the exons ATGAGcatcccagcctcctccccatg taCCTGGTGGGTTTTGCGCCGGAGCCGCAAACCCAAACGTGCGCCAGTCACTCAGTTGATCTCTGACCCTTTAGTGCCCGCCTCCGGACCGCTTCCGGCAGCGGGAGCGCAACTTCCGAACCAGGAGCCAATCTGCGGGCCCGCATGGAGGTATAGGCTCAGGGGGTGGGACGGAGAGCCCCGCATCCGGTGGAGGGTCTGGGGAAGGGGCGGCAGGCGCCATGTCGGGTCGCGGAG GCTGAGCGTGCTCGTGTCGCACGCAGGTGGCAAGAAGAAGCCCCTGAAGCAGCCCAAGAAGCAAGCCAAGGAGATGGACGAG GAAGATAAGGCATTCAAGCAGAAACAGAAGGAGGAGCAAAAGAAACTCGAGGAGCTAAAAGCGAAGGCCGCGGGGAAAGGCCCCCTGG